GATTATTCATCACGAGACTCATCGTCATCATGAAGATAAAGCGTCGAAGGCGAGATCGCCCGCGCTTGCTGATCTTCATCTGTCCGGTCCATTTACCTGAACTTGCTTCGGCAAGATTGAGACCCGCATGACGCAGCAGGGCATTTCCGTGAACAAAGCCGCTTAAATCGCCGGCCTCACCAAGAATACCGGCTAGCGAGATGGCACTAATCCCCTTAACGGCCAGCATGGACTTCGCGAAGGGAATGCGTTCTAATACGGAAACGATCTCACGCTCTACGTCCTTCAACTGTGCACAAGCCAAGTCATACTCTGCGAGCAGCTGCTTCAAATGAAGCTTGTAGGCCTGCTCTGCTTGTCTGGAACCGACAGAGCGTCCAGCCAGTGCGATTAAGGCGCGGGCCTTCCGCTCACCGCAGTGCCGCTTCATAAGAGACTTCCATCGCTGAATCAGATCTTGTGGTTGTAACTCGCTGAGTTCCGCTGGCGTTGGAAACAGACGAAGCGTAGCTAACGAACCAACGCCTATGAGGTTCCGGAATACCTGCCGCAGCTCAGGAAAAACCACGTCAACCCAGCGATGAATTTGGTTTTTGGCGCTTACGAGTCGCTTCACTACAAAGTCCCGATTCGAAAGTAAGACACGTAGCTCTGTGAATGCTTCAGGTGTGGTGCGTGTGACAGAGTAATACCCGTTCTTCATCATGTCGGCAATGACCAACGCATCCTTTTTATCGCTTTTTGAGGGCGTGTTGTCGCGGTTCTCCTTGTTCTTTTTCACAAGATGCGGATTTACGAGAACGACTTCAAACTGGCGTTCTGCAAGCCACCGGGATACATTGAGCCAGTAGTGTCCGGTCGGTTCCATTCCCACAATTGCTGCCGTTAAGTGATGGGCGGTCTGCAGACGCTGGATCCATTGAAGAAGGTTGAGAAATCCATCCTCGTCGTTGGAAAAGGATAAAGGATTGCCGATCACGATACCGCGAAAATTTACGGCGCGTGCGACATGCGTTTGCTGGGCGATGTCGATCCCGACGACGAGATGCTGGGCGGTAATTTTTTCAATGAGTTGATTTTGCCGGGCTTGGGATTTAAACTTCATAGTAGAGCGTCCTCCTGGATGATGGGATTTTTAGGGCTATGACCCGTTGTGTACTCCCATCGTACCGAGGCGCTCGTTTTTTTGCAAAGCGGAAATTTAACGCTCTACAGGAATGCTAACGGGTACGATAGTTCAGAAAAAAGCGATGGAGCGATCCATCGCTTCGTTGTGCTAACTGGCAGTTTAGTGCTAAAAGAGGAAATGGGAGAAGTTGAAAGAATACACTATTGAAAAGTTTATATGGAAGGTAGGTTGAATGGTTGAATTGAACAAAATAGCCCCGAGAAAAATACATATTATTGGTTCCGTTGGGAGCGGCAAAACAACTTTAGCTAGGAAACTCTCAAACAAACTGAGTATTTCACATTATGAATTGGATAATGTTGTTTGGAAGAGAAATAAACCACGTGACATTAAAAGAACTGATGAAGAACGAGATCACTTGTTGAGCACTATTATTCAGTCAGATGCTTGGATTATAGAGGGTGCTCATTATAACGAATGGGTGTTCCAAAGTTTTAATAATGCTGATTTAATTATTTTTTTGGATACTGATTATCCCAAACGGAAATTTAGAATAGTGAAAAGATTTATCTTACAGCTACTAAGATTAGAAAAATCAAGCTATAAACCGACTTTTGATATATTCAGGAACATGTTTATCTGGAATGATAATTTTGAAAATCGAATTAAACCAAAGGTTATAAATAAGTTGGAACAATATTATTCAAAGTCCATAACGCTAAAAGATGCCATTGAAATTACAAACTACTTAAGCTAAACGGGTACGATAGTTAAACACTGGAAGGGCTGCCGCGTGGTAGCCCTTCGTTACGCTAGCTAGCAGTATACTATGGAAGGTGTTCCCATTTCACTTAGTGTAAGATAAGCTTAATGAAGACTTGAATTATGCTTATGGAGGACAAAATTGTGGAAGTCAGACAAATGGCAACAGCATTCTTGATGCATCAAGAGCATGTATTGATGATGAAGAAGGCTAACAGTAAGATTTTTAATTTTGAATTTTGGGGCGGTATTGGTGGACACCTTGAGTATGAGGAATTAAATTTTCCAATGAAAGCAAGTTATAGGGAGATTGACCATAGGAACTTTATCCCCTCAGATGAGGGAGAATTGTTTTGGATTCATAAGAGTGAACTGTTGAACTTGAAAACTTCAAAAGCCATCAGGTTTACAATTCAGCATTATCTTGAAAATCCTATTCGGGTCTGTCAAATCTTTTGTGTAAACTCTTTTCGTGCTTTCCCCCGAGGGGGAAATTTTATCGCAGATGCTGTCCGATGCGGTCCGGATAGAAAACGGAGAGCTGCAGCAGCATTTGACCCCAGTTTTGAACGCGGCCTGTCCATTTACGCGTAACATCCATGGTGGCCAGATAAAGCATTTTCAACAAGGATTCATCCGTCGGGAAGATGCTTTTTCCCTTCGTCACTTTGCGAAGTTGGCGGTGGTAACTCTCGATGATGTTGGTGGTGTAAATGAGCTTGCGGATTTCGGGTGGGTACTTGAAGAAGGTGGCCAGCTCATCCCAGTTATTGCGCCAAGAGCGAATGATGAGCGGGTACTTATTCCCCCAGGTTTCCTCGAAGCGATCGAGTTCGACGAGTGCCATTTCTTCCGTCGCTGCTTTGTAAATCGGCTTCAGGTCAGCTGTTACCTTCTTCAGATCCTTGTAAGAGACGTAACGGGTGGAGTTGCGGATCTGGTGGATGATACACTTCTGAATATCCGTTTTCGCGTAACAAGCCTGAATGGCTTGGCTGAAGCCGGTCAGATTATCGACACAGATGATAAGGATATCATGCACGCCCCGGTTCTTCAGGTCGTTTAGAACATTAAGCCAGAACTTGGCGGATTCATGCTCACCAA
This is a stretch of genomic DNA from Paenibacillus sp. sptzw28. It encodes these proteins:
- a CDS encoding AAA family ATPase, coding for MNKIAPRKIHIIGSVGSGKTTLARKLSNKLSISHYELDNVVWKRNKPRDIKRTDEERDHLLSTIIQSDAWIIEGAHYNEWVFQSFNNADLIIFLDTDYPKRKFRIVKRFILQLLRLEKSSYKPTFDIFRNMFIWNDNFENRIKPKVINKLEQYYSKSITLKDAIEITNYLS
- a CDS encoding IS110 family transposase, whose protein sequence is MKFKSQARQNQLIEKITAQHLVVGIDIAQQTHVARAVNFRGIVIGNPLSFSNDEDGFLNLLQWIQRLQTAHHLTAAIVGMEPTGHYWLNVSRWLAERQFEVVLVNPHLVKKNKENRDNTPSKSDKKDALVIADMMKNGYYSVTRTTPEAFTELRVLLSNRDFVVKRLVSAKNQIHRWVDVVFPELRQVFRNLIGVGSLATLRLFPTPAELSELQPQDLIQRWKSLMKRHCGERKARALIALAGRSVGSRQAEQAYKLHLKQLLAEYDLACAQLKDVEREIVSVLERIPFAKSMLAVKGISAISLAGILGEAGDLSGFVHGNALLRHAGLNLAEASSGKWTGQMKISKRGRSRLRRFIFMMTMSLVMNNPEFQAMHAYNVNVKKMKKMRSIMKLCGKLARILVGMARTGQAYIPQKTRPLQQAA